A stretch of the Argentina anserina chromosome 6, drPotAnse1.1, whole genome shotgun sequence genome encodes the following:
- the LOC126798320 gene encoding auxin-binding protein ABP19a: MPAKMLQNTTILFVFSLIFLSSSHASVQDFCVADLTGPDSPAGYSCKNPVKVTVSDFVYSGLAKAGNTTNIIQAAVTPAFVAQFPGVNGLGLSLARLDLAPGGVIPFHTHPGASEVLIVMRGVMTAGFVSSANTVYLKTLKKGDVMVFPQGLLHFQVNAAKIHAKGIVSFSSASPGLQILDFALFANDLPTSLVGQTTFLDPSQIMKLKGVLGGTG; the protein is encoded by the coding sequence ATGCCTGCGAAAATGCTCCAGAACACTACTATTCTCTTCGTCTTTTCTCTCATCTTCTTATCCTCTTCGCATGCTTCTGTCCAAGACTTCTGTGTTGCGGATCTAACTGGCCCTGATAGCCCTGCAGGCTATTCCTGCAAGAACCCTGTTAAAGTCACTGTCAGTGACTTCGTGTATTCTGGCCTAGCCAAAGCCGGAAACACCACCAACATAATCCAAGCTGCTGTTACCCCGGCATTTGTCGCGCAATTTCCGGGTGTGAATGGTCTTGGCCTCTCTTTGGCAAGGCTTGACCTTGCACCGGGCGGCGTTATCCCATTTCACACCCATCCTGGTGCCTCAGAAGTTCTTATTGTAATGAGGGGTGTTATGACTGCTGGCTTTGTTTCGTCAGCCAACACTGTTTACTTGAAGACTCTTAAAAAGGGAGATGTCATGGTTTTCCCGCAAGGGCTTTTGCACTTTCAGGTAAATGCTGCTAAGATACATGCCAAGGGCATTGTTAGCTTTAGCAGTGCCAGCCCCGGTCTCCAAATCCTCGATTTCGCACTTTTCGCTAATGATTTGCCTACTTCATTGGTGGGGCAAACAACTTTCCTTGATCCTTCTCAAATCATGAAGCTCAAGGGAGTCCTTGGTGGCACAGGATAG